From the Globicephala melas chromosome 8, mGloMel1.2, whole genome shotgun sequence genome, the window TGCGGCGGCGGCCGCCCCTTCCCCGGGTCTTGACGACGGCGCTCGCGTAGGCAGCGCAGGTGGCGCCAGCGGGAAATCCGGGAAGACGGCGGGGTTGGCACCCGCCACCAGGTACGGCCGCGGGGAGCGCGCGGCGGCCTCGgcgccttcctcttcctccttgatCTTCAGGGCGGGCGGCTGGAAGTCTCCATAGAGCGGGAATGCGTCGTCCTTGGGCTCGGCGTCGGGCTGGTACGCGCAGTCGGGGAAGTCGCCGGCCGCGACCTGGGCGGACGAGGCCGAGGGCGGGCCCCGCGGCGGGGCAAAGGCGCTGACTGCCGCGGCCCCGCCGTCATAGTTATCCCCCTCTAGCAGCTGCCGGGTGCGGGCGGCCAGGAAGGCTGAGTTGAGCGGCAGGATGGGCACGTGGATAAAATCCATCACCGTAGTGGCCAGCGGGGAGCGCCCGGGCGCCGCTGGCGCGTCGTGCTCCGCCAGGGCGACCCTGGGCGCCGTGAAGCGGGAATCTTCCTTGGGGACCAGGGCGACGCCTCCTGCGGCCGACCCTGGAGCAGCGGTCGCGGCTCCTCCTCCGGCCGCTGGGCCTCCCGCAGGCCGGGGTTTGCCCTTCAGAGGTGGACCCACGGAGCCCTCGGACTCGGAgccatcctcctcctccacctccaccacagGGGGCTGCGGAGAGGGCTTCACTGCGGCCCCGGGCCAGTGATGGCTCCCGGCCGTCGGGGGCAGCAGCTGCCGGGACGGTGCCAGGCCCCTGGGCAGCAATTTCTGGGCAGCTGCCGTCCCGGAGCTGTCACCAGACTTGCCTTCTGGTCGGCTCATGAGCGGGGGCAATACCCCGTGGGTGACAGGGGCAGCCCGGGCGTCTTGGGGAAGCTCGGGGCTAAAGAGGCACCAAGGGCTGGTGGCCTCGCAGACGGGCGGGCTGGCGTGGCTCTGCCCAGGACCCGAGGGCTCCAGTAGCGTGTCCAAGACACTGTCCAGCAGTCCGCTGTCCTTTTCTGGGGGTCTAGAGGTGCCACCTCCAGCACCCTCTGTGGCTTCAACTCTGGAATACGCCCCCTCCACGTCTGACAGCGACTGCTGGTCCTGAGTCTTCCCGTCTGGGTCCTGACCCTGGCAGGGCCGAGGGAAGAGCAGCCCGTCCAGGGAGAGGGGTATGACCGAGGCAGTAGGTGACGCGTCCGAGATCTCGCTCGCCTGAAAGGGGCCTGTGTCCCGGCGTCCCAGCAGAGGGGATCCGACCTGGGTTGGGGAGGGCGCTCTGCCCGCCACGTGGGGAGCCCGGGGATCCTTTGCCTTCCGCTCAGTCATGACGACCCGGACTCCCCTTTTCTCCTCCCCTGtctctggggaggagggatagGGGAAGGACGAGGGGGTGTCAGGAATACAAGAGCAGCGGGGGGAggaaataggtgttgaatttggCTGGACCGGACGGTGGAGAGGGGGGTGAAATCTCCACCTCCTGGGTCGGAAGGGGGCGGCACCGATCAGCTACTGCCCTTGCCCTCGGTCCGGTAggcaggggaggggtggcagTTGCTCCGTCCTTGAGGCAGGTGGGGAGAGCAGGCGAAGGCAGTTGTAGGGATCTCACTTCCTAACTGGGAGAGTTCTCCAAGAGAGTTCCCCGACTTCAGTCTGCGGACAGAGACGCAGAGTACTCACAAGTCGGCACTCGAGTGGCGGCGGCTTCGAAAGCGATGCAAAGCGGCTCTCTCTCTACACTGTTTCTCCAGCTTCAGTGCCGTGTTGCTCCCAATCCCCGACTGCATTCCACTTCCCTTCTCACTAAAACCCTGGGGCTACTTTGGCCTCTCGGCACAGCCCATCCTCAGGAGCAGCCTTGTTTCTGCCGGCTCCCTATAGCTGGCGACAACCACCTCTGCAGCTCTCACATTTCTCGGCAGTCGGGGGGACGAAACGCCTATAGTTGCAGATTCCACTCAAATGCCAAGGGAAACTAGTTCTCACTGAGAATGCTGCTCACACACCAGACCCTCGCTCACTCAAATATTACTAGGCTTAACTGGAGTAGTGACAGC encodes:
- the PGR gene encoding progesterone receptor isoform X2; the protein is MTERKAKDPRAPHVAGRAPSPTQVGSPLLGRRDTGPFQASEISDASPTASVIPLSLDGLLFPRPCQGQDPDGKTQDQQSLSDVEGAYSRVEATEGAGGGTSRPPEKDSGLLDSVLDTLLEPSGPGQSHASPPVCEATSPWCLFSPELPQDARAAPVTHGVLPPLMSRPEGKSGDSSGTAAAQKLLPRGLAPSRQLLPPTAGSHHWPGAAVKPSPQPPVVEVEEEDGSESEGSVGPPLKGKPRPAGGPAAGGGAATAAPGSAAGGVALVPKEDSRFTAPRVALAEHDAPAAPGRSPLATTVMDFIHVPILPLNSAFLAARTRQLLEGDNYDGGAAAVSAFAPPRGPPSASSAQVAAGDFPDCAYQPDAEPKDDAFPLYGDFQPPALKIKEEEEGAEAAARSPRPYLVAGANPAVFPDFPLAPPALPTRAPSSRPGEGAAAAAPLGASVSSASSSGSTLECILYKAESAPPQQGAFAPPPCKGPGAGACLLPRDGLPSTSASAAAAGAAPALYPPLGLNGLPQLGYQAAVLKEGLPQVYQPYLNYLRPDSEASQSPQYSFESLPQKICLICGDEASGCHYGVLTCGSCKVFFKRAMEGQHNYLCAGRNDCIVDKIRRKNCPACRLRKCCQAGMVLGGFRNLHIDDQITLIQYSWMSLMVFGLGWRSYKHVSGQMLYFAPDLILNEQRMKESSFYSLCLTMWQIPQEFVKLQVSQEEFLCMKVLLLLNTIPLEGLRSQSQFEEMRSSYIRELIKAIGLRQKGVVPSSQRFYQLTKLLDNLHDLVKQLHLYCLNTFIQSRALSVEFPEMMSEVIAAQLPKILAGMVKPLLFHKK